Proteins from a genomic interval of Lolium perenne isolate Kyuss_39 chromosome 1, Kyuss_2.0, whole genome shotgun sequence:
- the LOC127346819 gene encoding uncharacterized protein — translation MGSWKRTITSPFRKACTILSPQHAGGSGSGRSDDHGSGSEGGRKTPRARHQLKRSGAAAAVARASDVVESPSTAQLYGDVMACAYEDVQVMWSMLDNKQARVLDAAAS, via the coding sequence ATGGGTTCTTGGAAGCGCACCATCACGTCGCCCTTCAGGAAGGCCTGCACCATCCTCAGCCCGCAGCACGCCGGCGGGAGCGGCAGCGGTAGGAGCGACGACCACGGCAGCGGCAGCGAAGGCGGTAGGAAGACGCCCCGTGCGCGCCACCAGCTCAAGCGATCCGGAGCCGCCGCAGCGGTGGCGCGTGCCAGCGACGTGGTGGAGAGCCCGTCCACGGCGCAGCTCTACGGCGACGTCATGGCCTGCGCCTACGAGGACGTGCAGGTCATGTGGTCCATGCTCGACAACAAGCAGGCCAGGGTCCTCGACGCCGCCGCATCGTGA